GACGATCTTGATGTATGTCTTCTTTGCGAAGAGCGGATGCGCTATGAACCAGGCTGCGATTTCGGTATGTTTATCTTCTCTTCTCATTCTCGAAATTGGGTGTGCTGACAGGAGCAGATCAACTTGATTGTTTTCCTTATCATTTCGTTCATCTCAGTCCAGCCTGCAGTCCAGGAACACAATCCTCGTGCTGGACTGGCGCAGGCCGCCATGGTGGCGGCGTATTGCACATACCTAACCTTGTCCGCTGTCTCGATGGAACCTGATGACCGCCAATGCAACCCGCTGATCCGTGCTCGTGGCGCTCGGACTGCCAccattgttgttggtgcgATTGTCACTATGGCCACCATTGCATACACCACGACCCGAGCTGCGACACAAGGCTTTGCTCTGGGATCCAAGGGCGGCCACAACTACTCTGAGCTGGGAACCGATGACAACGAGCATGGTCTTGTCACCCAGCAGCCATCGACTCGCCGCGAGATGCGCGCCGAGGCCCTCCGCGCAGCTGTCGCCAGTGGCAGTCTCCCAGCCAGCGCTCTGGACGAtagtgatgacgaggatgacgattATGATGTaaaggatgatgagaaggGTACGACGCAGTACAACTACTCTCTCTTCcacatcatcttcttcctggccacCACCTGGGTAGCCACCCTTTTGACACAGAACCTGGACCCCGAGTCCGTTGACGACTTTGCGCCAGTGGGCCGGACCTACTGGGCCAGCTGGGTGAAGATCATCAGCGCCTGGGTGTGCTATGCTATTTATCTGTGGACTCTGGTTGCCCCGATCCTTCTTCCAGACCGATTTGATGTGCATTGATTTATTAAGTGGGGTTTAGTTTTGGCGTTTGCATCAATTTGGTTTTACTACTCCCACTGTCCATGTTTTGATATCCTTATGCGTTAAGATCCGCTCGTTTGGGTGGAGAGACTGTCAGTTGTATATTTAGCTCGCAGCGTTTGTGAATCATGAATTGGATTTGATTGCAATTTTTGGTAGTCCAAACACGATATTTATCAAAGACAGCTTTTTTTTGACCTCAAACCACTGTTTCTGAACCAAGATTCTTACTCAGCATCCTTAAATTCCATCGCAATCTCGTCCTCATCAGGACTATCCCCATCCCGATACTTCCACAACCTCGACAAATCCCCCAACGGCCGCTGCATGATCCTCTCCACCCCATCCAGCCCCTTCACGGGCAAATCAACCATGCGATCCATAAACCCGCTCTCCTCCCCAAACATTGTATTCAGATAATGCATATTGAGCAAGTGTCCCGACCCCTCCCGCACAAACACAGACCCCGAGAACAAACTCCCGTTCAAGTACGCCGCCGCGGGACTCGTGAACCTCAACACCCCGATATTCGACACAAAGTCTTTGGTGTTCGCATAATGCTCCACGTATCGAAGAACCCGGTCAACGCGGCCTGGGCCTTCACCACGCCTGTGTCCTGGCATTGCCATTTCCCCTAGTCCGGGATTGTCGTGTTCAAGCCCATGCTCATgctcattctcattctcagtCTCATCctcatgttcatgttcatggtgcccaccaccaccaccagtaTTACCACCAAAATCCCCCAAATCCCTCAATGGCGGATTCCGCAACGCCCTCCCCGCACTCGCAAACGTATAAACCTCCAACTTGCGCAACTCTCTATGGCCCAGCTCGCCGTACAGCCAATCCAGGATCGAGGCCGCGATTATGCCCCCCTGCGAGTGTGCGATCAGCACGACTTTCTGGGTTGACGGGGCTGCCAGCGCGGCGCGCAGCTGGGCGCGGCCTTGGCGGATATCAGCGGTTTTGTAGTCGAGGTCGCGCTGGATCAGGCATTCTATtatgtcgaggatgaggcctTTACTGTTTACGCAGTTAGTTTCGCTTGACTGTTACCTAGGTATgtatgatatgatatggggagggagacgaACGTTGGGTTATGGATGCCGACGATCTGTCTCCCGAATGTTTCTGCTAAGATGTTGAGGTTTGATTGATGCCAGTGAGTGCTGGTGCGCAGGTGCTGTTAGCATTCTAGATAGATTGGATATCTGTTTGGATACCGAGCAAACAAGAGGATTGAAGACCATACATACCCCGTCGCAATCCCGTTAATAAAGAACCACAGCTCTCTCTCATCATTGACAGGCTGTCTCGATGTTGGGACCCCGATAAGGGAGCGTCCGCTTGGTGGCCCATTCAACAGCCTCACCAGAGCCGCGGTGAAGAGGGCAAAGACCGCATAGAACACTGCATGCACTATAAATGGGACGGCCCAGAGAGTGGCGAATGTGAATGGGAGGGatatgaggaagaagatctggcTGATGACTAGAATACTGTGCAGAGTCAGGTCTCGGAGATTGCGGAGGGAGGGGTAGAGTTCGTCGGCAGAGCCGGATTTGAAGGAGCGTAATGGGAGAAAAATCAGGGGGAGCAGCCGGGATAGCCGGAAGACAGAGAGGATGTCTTCATTGACCCAGCGGAAGGGATTGCTGTCTGTGTCGGAGGGGATGTCGATGAAGGGGTTGCCGTGGACTGGGGGGTTGGGGTTGTAGGACGCCATTTTGATTTACCACTCACTCACTATCAGTACCGTGGCCTACAGAGGGAAGGGTATTTATACCACCAGTCCTGTGGCTGAATGTGGTTGTGCCATGAATTATGCTTTTTTTCCTCTCCAGAATATCTGGAACGTCGTGGCATGACCATCGGATGGTTTCAAGAGTTTGCCCTAATTAGCTGATCCAATGCACCACTTTTTATCTACGTCTCTCACAATACTCACATCGAAAGTAAGAAAAGAGCACTTACTACAAGGAAAGACGTCCACTCAAATACACACCATCTtactcttcatctccccTGGAGGCAGAGTGCGCCGGACATTCCTTAATCTACCTAGAACACGCAGCGCACAAGCACCGGCCGTGGTGGAGAGGCGGAATCCGCAACGTAGATAAATAAGTTTACATCAAGGTTAGTGGGTGAACGTACCCCTCAAGAGCGTatttcttgagcttctcaaACGATCCAGGGTCTTTCGATTGTGCCAGGCTCCGGATCGCCGGCCAGTGAGCAGCGTATTTGCCTGAGAGGTAGAGATCGAGTAATTGCGCCTACTGTCGTATTGCCAGTACATCACCACCCCGTTTAGAAGAGTAACAAGAACATACACCCTGAGCTTGAGTAGCACAAGCTGCTGCAGCGGTGGGGATAATCGTCCAAACAGCCTCTTCAACACTCTTTCTTCCCTCGCGCAACCTCTTTACCAGCTCAGGTCCAAACCCAGTCAATGTCGACTTATTACGGTCGAAGAGCCGTGATAGGTGGCTGAACAGGTACCCCGATGGCCCTGAGACGACCTTCGTCATGACTTCGCCCATTCGACCGGTCTCCTTGCTTACGACGACACGGTTCCTGTCCGGCTGTGGCGGGTCGACGTCTAGGAAGATGTATCCAAATAGTTAAAAGAGCACATCCGATAGCTCATTAACTGTGTATGCGTCGGCTGGCGCACGGTTTATGCCTTTAATGGGCGTATCAAAGAACTCGGAGCAGAAGTAGGTGTGCGACGTTTCCGACGCTGGATGTGTTAGATTTACCGGCTTTTCTATTTCTTTGAAAGGGGATTCATTGCCGGACTTACTCTCGTACGGCATCAACATGGTACGAGCCTCCAAAACTTTTGCTATTTCGTTTGATGAGATCCGTTGTAATGGACTCGTATAACTGCCGCACTTGATCCAGTGTACCGGACGGTCTGTACAGCGGTTCTGCAACGAATGTGCGCTGTTTAGCTTTTGCCGGGGAATCCCCACTGAGAATGTAGTCATGTTTGATAATCTGGAAGGTATGTTCGCGCCCTGGTAATTCAAGAATAAGCACCAGTGCCGGCGAATACAGAGCAGCATAGAGAGTAGAAGGCAAGAACTTACAAGGTATATGGAAGTTTTTCTGATCACTCAATATGTCAACGACGCCCCTTTACGTTGTCACAGGCACAGGCGGCTTAGCAAATAACGGCCTCTTGAAATCCAACACATCAGCTTTCCCATCCTTGATGAAGATTTCTTGATTCTTCTCAGGGGTTGTGAACGACCAAAGCGTTGTGACAAATGTATCTGTGAGTTTGTTTCTCAGACCTGAGGTATTTGGCAAGGACGCTGCGCcttggattgggattgggatcTGGTGAAGCCAGTGTTgcggtggaggaagaggattcCTCGGCCTCGGAGTCGTAGTGCATAAAGGGTGCCATGTTGATTACTATGTTTCATGCCATCGTCTGCCTGTTTGGGTAATATGCTCTATTCGCGAGTCTGGCCACAATGGAAGTCTAGGAACCGTGGGTCTGCTCCACGATTGATCATGCTATCGCTACTCTTATATACAGGCCAATACAGATTCTTGTCATTAGAAGATCGACAGGTCGCCACGAGTAAGTAGATCGCCCGACCATGCAAAATACAAGGACATCGCATAGATATTCGGCACCAAGATGcaaacgaaaaaaaaaaaaacaaaaaaacaaaaaaaaacaaaacaaaacgCCGGCTAAATGACGCCCCAGACAAACAATTCTTGGAATAATGCAAATATTAGGTCAAATGGGGCATTTTGTACACAGAATCATCGATCGAGTCCAACATAAAGAGGCGCTAATTTGTCTAACGAAGTTGAAATAACCATGACATCTGGATAAATTGATCAGAGGTTGCCGGAGAGCACAGCTTCCGTGGCTGCAGATTGAAAGTTAGCAACGAAGACCATAGATGGAGTAGCATCGGAATTGCTTACCAGAGTTGATATACGGGCGTTTGGCATCCAAGTTGACGCCAAAACGTCTCTCGAGCTCCTGCTTGATGTTCTTCTTCGTAACGGTCATCAAATCCGCCGTGCGTAGAATGTCGCGGATCTCCGAAAGAATGGCGTCTTCGCTTGGTAGATGGCTGAtgtcttccatttccatgtccATATGGCGGCTCATCATTTCTGATGGTGCCAGCGACATTCGAGACATATGGCGAGGCAGGTCGAGTTGGGACATCGGCCTTGTACCGGGGAATCCATACTCGGATTGCGCCGTAGGGTGGTACTTGGTGCCATACGAGATGCCCGAGATCTCGGACCGATCGTCTCGAGACGTCTGGGCGTCCCACAGCTCTGCCTGGTACTCCTCCCACCTCTTCTTTGGAATAGTTTCCGGGTCGAATTTTCCTTCGTCTGATATGACGACCCTGCGGCCCTTCTCTCCAGTGATGACACGAGTATTACCCCAGGAGAAGTCATCCATATGCCAAAATGAATAGAGCGGTAGGGCCAGTGCATATACGGGCATGGCGAGAATGTAAATTATCATCCACCCAATCATTTCCCATTTCCGGTGCATGATGAAGATAATGGCCTGTAGACCATAGATTGCAGCAAGAAGGAGGAACGACGTCCAAGGAATAGTCGATGTGTCGCGTGCGAGCCAGACAATCAAGT
This region of Aspergillus puulaauensis MK2 DNA, chromosome 5, nearly complete sequence genomic DNA includes:
- a CDS encoding serine incorporator domain-containing protein (COG:S;~EggNog:ENOG410PFX9;~InterPro:IPR005016,IPR029559;~PFAM:PF03348;~SECRETED:SignalP(1-33);~TransMembrane:9 (n4-15c33/34o49-71i92-117o137-157i164-185o205-227i239-258o264-282i405-425o445-471i);~go_component: GO:0016020 - membrane [Evidence IEA]): MGALLSLPLLALPSAGTVLTAVGSCCGAATCSAVCSACGKFNNSMATRIAYAFILLINSIVSWIMLTPWALKKLQNLTLDYMEIKCDGKECYGWVAVHRINFGLGLFHLVLAVFLLGVRSSKDGRAVLQNGFWGPKIVLWLLFVVMSFFIPESFFFVYGHYIAYLCAMLFLLLGLILLVDLAHSWAELCLQKIEEKDSRMWRGLLIGSTLGMFIASIVMTILMYVFFAKSGCAMNQAAISINLIVFLIISFISVQPAVQEHNPRAGLAQAAMVAAYCTYLTLSAVSMEPDDRQCNPLIRARGARTATIVVGAIVTMATIAYTTTRAATQGFALGSKGGHNYSELGTDDNEHGLVTQQPSTRREMRAEALRAAVASGSLPASALDDSDDEDDDYDVKDDEKGTTQYNYSLFHIIFFLATTWVATLLTQNLDPESVDDFAPVGRTYWASWVKIISAWVCYAIYLWTLVAPILLPDRFDVH
- a CDS encoding uncharacterized protein (COG:Q;~EggNog:ENOG410PUP8), yielding MTTFSVGIPRQKLNSAHSLQNRCTDRPVHWIKCGSYTSPLQRISSNEIAKVLEARTMLMPYETSETSHTYFCSEFFDTPIKGINHVDPPQPDRNRVVVSKETGRMGEVMTKVVSGPSGYLFSHLSRLFDRNKSTLTGFGPELVKRLREGRKSVEEAVWTIIPTAAAACATQAQGAQLLDLYLSGKYAAHWPAIRSLAQSKDPGSFEKLKKYALEGYVHPLTLM
- a CDS encoding uncharacterized protein (COG:S;~EggNog:ENOG410Q2YB;~InterPro:IPR029058;~TransMembrane:3 (o34-51i72-91o97-122i)), translated to MASYNPNPPVHGNPFIDIPSDTDSNPFRWVNEDILSVFRLSRLLPLIFLPLRSFKSGSADELYPSLRNLRDLTLHSILVISQIFFLISLPFTFATLWAVPFIVHAVFYAVFALFTAALVRLLNGPPSGRSLIGVPTSRQPVNDERELWFFINGIATGTHWHQSNLNILAETFGRQIVGIHNPTKGLILDIIECLIQRDLDYKTADIRQGRAQLRAALAAPSTQKVVLIAHSQGGIIAASILDWLYGELGHRELRKLEVYTFASAGRALRNPPLRDLGDFGGNTGGGGGHHEHEHEDETENENEHEHGLEHDNPGLGEMAMPGHRRGEGPGRVDRVLRYVEHYANTKDFVSNIGVLRFTSPAAAYLNGSLFSGSVFVREGSGHLLNMHYLNTMFGEESGFMDRMVDLPVKGLDGVERIMQRPLGDLSRLWKYRDGDSPDEDEIAMEFKDAE